In Sandaracinaceae bacterium, the following are encoded in one genomic region:
- a CDS encoding DCC1-like thiol-disulfide oxidoreductase family protein, whose product MQLEPRGPLPPVLGEGESALLFDAECVVCSGWVHFVLRWDRAGALRIGAVQSDAGRALLEYAGLDPDDVDTMLLIERGVPYAKSSAFLRAVRFFRFPMNLLSVGLIVPRFLRDWLYDRVAKNRYSLFGKKELCLIPAPEERARFLPG is encoded by the coding sequence ATGCAGCTGGAACCGCGTGGCCCCCTCCCTCCAGTGCTCGGCGAAGGCGAGTCGGCGCTCCTCTTCGACGCCGAGTGCGTCGTCTGCAGCGGCTGGGTGCACTTCGTCCTCCGCTGGGATCGCGCGGGCGCGCTGCGCATCGGCGCCGTCCAGTCGGACGCCGGCCGCGCGCTGCTCGAGTACGCCGGCCTCGATCCCGACGACGTGGACACCATGCTCCTCATCGAGCGCGGGGTGCCCTACGCGAAGTCGAGCGCGTTCCTCCGCGCCGTGCGCTTCTTCCGCTTCCCGATGAACCTGCTCTCGGTCGGCCTGATCGTGCCGCGTTTCCTCCGCGACTGGCTCTACGACCGGGTGGCCAAGAACCGCTACTCGCTCTTCGGCAAGAAGGAGCTCTGCCTCATCCCCGCGCCGGAAGAGCGCGCGCGCTTCCTCCCGGGCTGA
- a CDS encoding alcohol dehydrogenase catalytic domain-containing protein produces MRAMVVREANGDFQLEDREVPEVGPGQVRVKVDACGICHSDAFVKFGAFPGLRFPKVPGHEVAGVIDALGDDVSGLAKGDRVGIGWHGGHCFRCEACRRGHFINCSDAQICGISYDGGYQEWSRRGPRWRASPTRSPRSTPGRCSARA; encoded by the coding sequence ATGAGAGCGATGGTGGTGCGTGAGGCGAACGGGGACTTCCAGCTGGAAGACCGCGAGGTGCCCGAGGTGGGGCCGGGCCAGGTGCGGGTGAAGGTGGACGCCTGCGGCATCTGCCACAGCGACGCGTTCGTGAAGTTCGGGGCGTTCCCCGGGCTTCGGTTCCCCAAGGTCCCCGGACACGAGGTGGCGGGGGTGATCGACGCGCTCGGCGACGACGTGTCCGGCCTGGCGAAGGGCGACCGCGTCGGGATCGGCTGGCATGGCGGGCACTGCTTCCGCTGCGAGGCCTGCCGCCGCGGCCACTTCATCAACTGCTCCGACGCCCAGATCTGCGGCATCAGCTACGACGGCGGCTACCAGGAGTGGTCGCGCCGTGGGCCGCGGTGGCGCGCATCCCCGACGCGCTCTCCCCGGTCGACGCCGGGCCGCTGCTCTGCGCGGGCGTGA
- a CDS encoding zinc-binding dehydrogenase, translating to MARIPDALSPVDAGPLLCAGVTTFNALRNSGARPGDTVAVQGIGGLGHLGVQYARRMGFRTIAISRGDDKKALAEELGAHEYIDAKENDAAEALRKLGGAQVILATAPSAAAIQSVIGGLSSRGKLMIVGVAQKPIEVNAMAMLSGKQIQGWPSGTAMDSEDTMKFSALTNVRPHTEVFSLEQANEGFAKVMENTVRFRAVLKMA from the coding sequence GTGGCGCGCATCCCCGACGCGCTCTCCCCGGTCGACGCCGGGCCGCTGCTCTGCGCGGGCGTGACCACGTTCAACGCGCTCAGGAACAGCGGCGCGCGGCCCGGTGACACGGTCGCCGTGCAGGGCATCGGCGGGCTCGGCCACCTCGGCGTGCAGTACGCGCGGCGGATGGGCTTCCGCACCATCGCGATCTCCCGCGGCGACGACAAGAAGGCGCTCGCGGAGGAGCTCGGCGCGCACGAGTACATCGACGCCAAGGAGAACGACGCGGCCGAAGCGCTGCGGAAGCTGGGCGGCGCGCAGGTGATCCTCGCCACGGCGCCCAGCGCGGCGGCCATCCAGAGTGTCATCGGCGGGCTCTCGAGCCGCGGCAAGCTGATGATCGTCGGGGTGGCGCAGAAGCCCATCGAGGTGAACGCGATGGCCATGCTGAGCGGCAAGCAGATCCAGGGCTGGCCGAGCGGCACCGCGATGGACTCCGAGGACACGATGAAGTTCAGCGCGCTCACCAACGTGCGCCCTCACACGGAGGTGTTCTCGCTCGAACAGGCGAACGAGGGCTTCGCAAAGGTCATGGAGAACACGGTCCGCTTCCGCGCGGTCCTGAAGATGGCCTGA
- the infC gene encoding translation initiation factor IF-3, whose amino-acid sequence MGRRFRGATRPNRPEHRINHRIRFPQIRVVDPEGAVLGVMSPEEGRAKAREFGLDLVEMAPNARPPVCRIMDYGRFKYEQSKAKSAKKNDGPQLKTVQMRPKTDTHDLETKLNRARKFLERGDKVKLVMRLRGRERGYPQRWVQMMHEHVQEHLADVADVASRPAQQGRMISMLLEPS is encoded by the coding sequence ATGGGTAGACGATTTCGAGGGGCCACACGACCGAACAGGCCCGAGCACCGCATCAATCACAGAATTCGCTTCCCTCAGATTCGAGTCGTGGACCCCGAAGGGGCCGTGCTCGGAGTCATGAGCCCCGAAGAAGGCCGCGCGAAGGCTCGAGAGTTTGGACTCGACCTCGTGGAGATGGCGCCCAACGCGCGCCCGCCGGTCTGCCGGATCATGGACTACGGGAGGTTCAAGTACGAGCAGAGCAAGGCCAAGTCGGCGAAGAAGAACGACGGCCCGCAGCTCAAGACCGTGCAGATGCGCCCGAAGACCGACACGCACGATCTGGAGACGAAGCTGAATCGCGCGCGGAAGTTCCTCGAGCGCGGCGACAAGGTGAAGCTCGTGATGCGGCTGCGCGGACGCGAGCGCGGATACCCGCAGCGCTGGGTGCAGATGATGCACGAGCACGTGCAGGAGCACCTCGCGGACGTGGCCGACGTCGCGTCCCGCCCGGCCCAGCAGGGCCGCATGATCTCGATGCTCCTCGAGCCCAGCTGA
- a CDS encoding protein kinase — protein MASSDTRRPERLAPGVRAGSYQIESALGEGGMGQVFAARHIGLDKPVVLKALHTALASSGDAVTRFIREGRAASKIRHPHVVDVTDVGSHEGVPFLVMEYLEGEDLHQRLHAAGRMSASEIARIMLPVCDAVAHAHDAGVVHRDLKPSNIFLARGPHGREVPKVLDFGIARLLESDGVDRVTITRAASFLGTPYYVSPEQAKAGHSADARSDQYSLGVILYELGTGRPPVQGEHPFEVLTTIIAGAGTPIREALPTVDERLATIVEEAMAFEPDERFPDVRALGRALLELADPSVRAEMAAAFGAAPAAPTPRAPRPEAPSADAFAPTLAAAAQVTPSPAMPEEGSRLGLWLVLAAGLGLLVAGAVAALLVYLGGSPEPVDVVSEPASPTVPRIAPAVGGGAESVPGPVEVAPVVPTEVASPEPVAQMPAPEEPAPGEPAREEPSSEEPAREEPVESQETAAEHRPAPRAARPASRSAGSHAPAPLRSAEPTPRSFGTPTPLRRPTPPPAPRVGANNAPILY, from the coding sequence ATGGCGAGCTCCGACACGCGGCGCCCCGAGCGGCTCGCGCCGGGCGTGCGCGCCGGCAGCTACCAGATCGAGAGCGCTCTCGGCGAGGGCGGCATGGGACAGGTGTTCGCGGCGCGACACATCGGCCTCGACAAGCCGGTGGTCCTGAAGGCGCTCCACACGGCGCTGGCGAGCAGCGGCGACGCGGTGACGCGCTTCATCCGGGAGGGCCGCGCGGCCTCGAAGATCCGTCACCCCCACGTCGTCGACGTGACCGACGTCGGCAGCCACGAGGGCGTGCCGTTCCTCGTGATGGAGTACCTCGAAGGTGAAGACCTGCATCAACGTCTTCACGCCGCCGGGCGGATGTCCGCCTCCGAAATAGCGCGGATCATGCTGCCCGTCTGCGACGCGGTCGCCCACGCGCACGACGCGGGCGTGGTGCACCGCGATCTCAAGCCGTCGAACATCTTCCTCGCCCGCGGGCCGCACGGCCGCGAGGTGCCCAAGGTCCTCGACTTCGGAATCGCGCGGCTCCTCGAGAGCGACGGCGTCGACCGCGTGACCATCACGCGCGCCGCGTCCTTCCTCGGGACGCCCTACTACGTCTCGCCGGAGCAGGCGAAGGCGGGCCACAGCGCCGACGCGCGCAGCGACCAGTACTCGCTCGGCGTGATCCTCTACGAGCTGGGCACCGGCCGGCCTCCGGTCCAGGGCGAGCACCCGTTCGAGGTGCTCACCACCATCATCGCCGGCGCAGGGACTCCGATTCGCGAGGCCCTCCCCACGGTCGACGAGCGGCTCGCGACGATCGTCGAGGAGGCGATGGCCTTCGAGCCCGACGAGCGCTTTCCCGACGTGCGGGCGCTGGGCCGCGCGCTGCTCGAGCTCGCCGATCCCTCGGTGCGCGCAGAGATGGCCGCCGCCTTCGGTGCGGCGCCAGCGGCTCCGACGCCTCGCGCGCCCCGTCCCGAGGCGCCGTCGGCGGACGCCTTCGCGCCGACCCTCGCCGCGGCCGCCCAGGTCACCCCGTCGCCGGCGATGCCCGAGGAGGGCTCGCGGCTGGGCTTGTGGCTGGTGCTCGCGGCGGGGCTCGGGCTCCTGGTGGCCGGCGCCGTGGCCGCGCTCTTGGTCTATCTCGGAGGATCTCCCGAGCCTGTCGATGTCGTCTCGGAGCCGGCGTCTCCGACCGTTCCGCGGATCGCGCCCGCTGTGGGCGGCGGAGCCGAGAGCGTGCCGGGTCCTGTCGAGGTGGCGCCGGTCGTGCCGACCGAGGTGGCGAGCCCGGAGCCGGTGGCGCAGATGCCCGCGCCCGAAGAGCCCGCGCCCGGAGAGCCTGCGCGCGAAGAGCCTTCGTCCGAAGAGCCCGCGCGCGAAGAGCCGGTGGAGTCGCAGGAGACCGCGGCCGAGCATCGCCCCGCTCCGCGCGCGGCGCGTCCGGCGTCTCGATCCGCCGGGAGCCACGCGCCCGCTCCCCTCCGCTCGGCCGAGCCGACGCCGCGCTCCTTCGGTACGCCGACGCCGCTCCGACGTCCGACCCCGCCGCCCGCCCCGAGGGTGGGCGCCAACAACGCTCCCATCCTGTACTGA
- a CDS encoding serine/threonine-protein kinase, producing the protein MQQGDILAGRYRLIARLGEGGMGEVWRAEQVALGREVAVKLVRGELNEPHARERFRREAELAAKVQHRNVVDILDFGTIEEGDTDDSERGEDTQYLVMPLLEGETLHARLHRTRPALRDLLVWMRGLLSGLAAIHDRGIVHRDLKPANVFLAEDDDGVIPKLLDFGISRAGAPTGTQLTAQNTGIGTPQYMAPEQFESARDVDARADVWGAGAIFYEALAGRPPFGGDDAFAVYKAVLQIEPEPLGALRAELPVPLSELVHRALSRDPAARFRDGREMRDALDALIRDGALGAIDIAISSPGVAATQAMSPSPISGDAPTLPASSDPQVRGAVNRTVGLPEAAPTASLESKGSTRRMLWIGLAGAVAIAGAVGLFFAGAGGESVEPETLVAADAPSATERAEDAGPAMSVGPTAPPSPRGFRVTGARPLEELAFDWAELPESQRARPFRFTRLDDGWVARLPGDTPNEAIGEISRGLRGVVVQEPYDPDAGVRPARMHSTVRLSLRRGPTTDRPNLLRVLPHDAVTVALYGEVDGARSAAEGEDAFTHVAISRAQRGWVTARFLAPLEACLPSSAAVLDEIVADLEELYGGEIYDEFDAEADDVFGQAERTAKGSLTLRTHAWIEGRRQPVFIVVGTNVEMRDADIIVYGLDPTCEIDRLASHHVSGVLDEVFLTETIRGGGQTLLVTSHAPRDSLGADGVRAWTAKPLHRSTEVWSARLPTEDGLPDHRRASVSGTRDRAGSHRREPFALTVRSPGAPRQWWVWEGDALVAEDGAEEEEAGGASEETPP; encoded by the coding sequence GTGCAGCAGGGCGACATCCTCGCGGGGCGCTACCGGCTGATCGCGCGCCTCGGCGAGGGCGGGATGGGCGAGGTGTGGCGCGCCGAGCAGGTCGCGCTCGGGCGAGAGGTCGCGGTGAAGCTCGTGCGCGGGGAGCTGAACGAGCCGCACGCCCGCGAGCGCTTCCGACGCGAGGCCGAGCTGGCGGCGAAGGTCCAGCATCGCAACGTCGTCGACATCCTCGACTTCGGCACGATCGAGGAAGGGGACACGGACGACTCCGAGAGAGGCGAGGACACGCAGTACCTCGTCATGCCCCTGCTCGAAGGCGAGACGCTGCACGCGCGCCTGCACCGCACGCGGCCCGCCCTGCGAGACCTGCTCGTGTGGATGCGGGGGCTCTTGAGCGGCCTCGCCGCCATTCACGACCGCGGCATCGTGCACCGCGACCTGAAGCCGGCGAACGTCTTCCTCGCCGAGGACGACGACGGGGTGATCCCCAAGCTCCTCGACTTCGGGATCTCGCGGGCCGGAGCGCCCACCGGCACCCAGCTCACGGCGCAGAACACCGGCATCGGCACGCCGCAGTACATGGCGCCCGAGCAGTTCGAGTCTGCACGCGACGTCGACGCGCGCGCGGACGTCTGGGGCGCAGGCGCCATCTTCTACGAGGCGCTGGCCGGCCGCCCGCCCTTCGGCGGCGACGACGCGTTCGCGGTCTACAAGGCGGTGCTGCAGATCGAGCCCGAGCCGCTCGGGGCGCTGCGCGCGGAGCTCCCGGTGCCGCTTTCGGAGCTCGTGCACCGCGCGCTGTCCAGGGACCCGGCCGCGCGCTTCCGGGATGGCCGAGAGATGCGGGACGCGCTCGACGCGCTCATCCGGGACGGAGCGCTGGGCGCGATCGACATCGCGATCTCGTCGCCCGGCGTCGCGGCCACGCAGGCCATGTCGCCGTCGCCGATCTCGGGCGACGCGCCCACGCTCCCCGCCAGCAGCGATCCGCAGGTGCGAGGGGCGGTGAATCGTACAGTGGGGCTCCCGGAGGCGGCCCCCACCGCCTCGCTCGAATCGAAGGGCTCGACGCGCCGAATGCTCTGGATCGGGCTCGCCGGCGCGGTCGCGATCGCGGGAGCCGTCGGCCTGTTCTTCGCTGGCGCGGGGGGCGAGTCGGTCGAGCCCGAGACGCTCGTCGCCGCCGACGCCCCGTCCGCCACGGAGCGGGCGGAGGACGCGGGGCCGGCCATGAGCGTCGGCCCGACCGCGCCGCCTTCGCCCCGGGGGTTCCGCGTGACGGGCGCCCGGCCGCTCGAGGAGCTCGCCTTCGACTGGGCGGAATTGCCAGAGTCGCAACGGGCTCGACCGTTCCGCTTCACCCGCCTCGACGATGGCTGGGTGGCGCGGCTCCCGGGAGACACGCCGAACGAGGCGATCGGGGAGATCAGCCGCGGGCTCCGCGGCGTGGTGGTGCAGGAGCCGTACGATCCGGACGCGGGCGTGCGCCCCGCGCGGATGCACTCGACGGTGCGGCTCAGCCTCCGACGCGGGCCGACCACGGATCGACCGAACCTCCTGCGCGTGCTGCCTCACGACGCGGTGACGGTGGCGCTCTACGGCGAGGTCGACGGCGCCCGGTCAGCGGCGGAGGGCGAGGACGCGTTCACGCACGTGGCGATCAGCCGGGCCCAGCGCGGCTGGGTCACCGCGCGCTTCCTCGCCCCGCTCGAGGCCTGCTTGCCCTCGTCTGCCGCCGTCCTCGACGAGATCGTCGCCGACCTCGAGGAGCTCTACGGCGGAGAGATCTACGACGAATTCGATGCCGAGGCGGACGACGTCTTCGGGCAAGCCGAGCGCACCGCGAAGGGGAGCCTGACCCTGCGCACGCACGCCTGGATCGAGGGGCGCCGTCAGCCGGTCTTCATCGTCGTGGGCACGAACGTGGAGATGCGCGACGCGGACATCATCGTCTACGGGCTGGACCCCACCTGCGAGATCGATCGGCTCGCGAGCCACCACGTGTCCGGCGTGCTCGACGAGGTCTTCCTCACCGAGACGATCCGCGGCGGGGGCCAGACCTTGCTCGTGACGAGCCACGCGCCGCGCGACTCCCTGGGCGCCGACGGTGTGCGCGCGTGGACGGCCAAGCCCCTGCACCGGTCCACCGAGGTGTGGTCGGCGCGGCTCCCGACCGAAGACGGCCTGCCGGACCATCGCCGGGCGAGCGTGTCCGGGACGCGGGATCGCGCGGGGAGCCACCGCCGCGAGCCGTTCGCGCTGACGGTGCGGAGCCCGGGGGCGCCGCGTCAGTGGTGGGTCTGGGAGGGCGACGCGCTCGTCGCGGAGGACGGCGCGGAAGAAGAAGAAGCGGGCGGCGCCTCCGAAGAGACGCCGCCCTGA
- a CDS encoding elongation factor Tu translates to MNIEKQHLSVGTIGHVDHGKTTLTAALTAATAHAFGGTARGFGDIDNAPEERRRGITIQASHVQYESRARVYAHVDCPGHADFVKNMIAGASQMDGAILLVDGSVGVQAQTREHVLLARQVGVEHLVVFVNKVDVADPELLGLVEIEVAELLEAHDYIDPPFVRGSALEALRACEAGRFDDARVQEILSLVETLDAHVPVPDRDYDAPFFMPVEGVCSIEGLGTVITGKVERGRLAVGASVEVVGRGGEPRTAFVKGIQSFHRDVPEAVAGWNVGLLLRGVGRDEIVRGQVAVEPGSIASHALGEAEIFLLREKEGGRKRPFGSGYAPQLFFGVVGVTGVLRFDEGVIAPGDRASVRFELDKAVAIEPGMRFAMREGGRTIGAGVVRSVA, encoded by the coding sequence ATGAACATCGAGAAGCAGCACCTGAGCGTCGGCACGATCGGCCACGTGGACCACGGCAAGACGACGCTGACGGCGGCGTTGACGGCGGCCACGGCCCACGCGTTCGGCGGGACGGCGCGCGGCTTCGGCGACATCGACAACGCGCCCGAGGAGCGGCGGCGGGGCATCACCATCCAGGCCTCGCACGTGCAGTACGAGTCTCGGGCGCGGGTGTACGCGCACGTCGACTGCCCGGGGCACGCCGACTTCGTCAAGAACATGATCGCGGGCGCGTCCCAGATGGACGGCGCGATCCTGCTCGTGGACGGATCGGTGGGCGTGCAGGCGCAGACGCGTGAGCACGTCTTGCTCGCTCGTCAGGTCGGCGTCGAGCACCTGGTGGTGTTCGTCAACAAGGTGGACGTCGCGGATCCCGAGCTGCTCGGCCTCGTCGAGATCGAGGTGGCCGAGCTACTCGAGGCGCACGACTACATCGATCCGCCCTTCGTGCGTGGCTCCGCGCTCGAGGCGCTGCGCGCGTGTGAGGCCGGCCGCTTCGACGACGCGAGGGTCCAGGAGATCCTCTCGCTCGTCGAGACGCTGGACGCGCACGTGCCGGTGCCCGACCGGGACTACGACGCGCCCTTCTTCATGCCCGTCGAGGGCGTGTGCAGCATCGAAGGGCTCGGCACCGTGATCACCGGCAAGGTCGAGCGCGGCCGCCTCGCGGTCGGCGCGTCGGTGGAGGTCGTCGGTCGCGGCGGTGAGCCCCGGACGGCGTTCGTGAAAGGCATCCAGTCGTTCCACCGTGACGTGCCCGAGGCGGTCGCGGGCTGGAACGTCGGGCTCCTCCTTCGCGGCGTCGGTCGGGACGAGATCGTCCGCGGTCAGGTGGCGGTCGAGCCCGGCTCGATCGCGTCGCACGCGCTCGGAGAGGCGGAGATCTTTCTCCTCCGCGAGAAGGAGGGCGGTCGCAAGCGGCCCTTCGGGTCCGGCTACGCGCCGCAGCTCTTCTTCGGCGTGGTGGGCGTGACCGGCGTGCTCCGGTTCGACGAGGGCGTCATCGCGCCGGGTGACCGGGCGAGCGTCCGCTTCGAGCTCGACAAGGCCGTGGCCATCGAGCCCGGCATGCGCTTCGCCATGCGCGAAGGCGGCCGCACCATCGGCGCGGGGGTCGTGCGCAGCGTCGCGTGA
- a CDS encoding FecR family protein yields MKGVGRLLDDPVAEERVHRLWQGTRGRMRRAERRRVAVKVGAAVSALALAVSAGVWSTRGPAILRLEDGSAPVALRAADAARGVTMDDGSRIEVAAQGRWIPTANVEGRFESEVEEGRVRFEVTPGGPRAWVVRAGSTVVEVVGTRFTVTREGDAVAVEVERGRVRVRDPRLEAGERLLTAGEEVRLGWPAPVAVEAPVTETPAPEPRRAEPSAAPRPAPSPAPPARVVRDAPAEDWRALARTGAHDEAFDAIGAEGIRRETSQANAGQLLLLADVARLSGHPEEAVGPLERLLAEHPDAPGAPLAAITLGRIEMDALHRPARARRAFERALSLGVPDALRGDVERRLEILAP; encoded by the coding sequence ATGAAGGGCGTCGGTCGGCTCCTCGACGATCCCGTGGCGGAGGAGCGGGTGCACCGCCTCTGGCAGGGGACACGCGGCAGGATGCGGCGCGCCGAGCGTCGTCGCGTGGCGGTGAAGGTCGGGGCGGCGGTGAGCGCGCTGGCCCTCGCGGTGAGCGCGGGGGTCTGGAGCACACGGGGGCCCGCCATCCTTCGGCTGGAGGACGGGAGCGCTCCCGTCGCCCTCCGGGCCGCCGACGCCGCGCGCGGCGTGACCATGGACGACGGCTCGCGGATCGAGGTCGCGGCGCAGGGGCGCTGGATCCCCACCGCCAACGTGGAGGGGCGCTTCGAGAGCGAGGTCGAAGAGGGCCGCGTGCGCTTCGAGGTCACCCCGGGTGGGCCGCGTGCGTGGGTCGTGCGCGCGGGCTCGACCGTGGTGGAGGTCGTCGGCACGCGCTTCACCGTCACGCGCGAAGGGGACGCCGTGGCCGTCGAGGTGGAGCGGGGGCGTGTCCGCGTGCGCGATCCGCGGCTCGAGGCGGGCGAGCGGCTCCTGACCGCGGGCGAGGAGGTGCGGCTCGGGTGGCCGGCGCCGGTCGCGGTGGAGGCGCCCGTGACCGAGACGCCTGCACCGGAGCCCCGCCGCGCGGAGCCGAGCGCGGCGCCCAGACCTGCGCCCAGTCCTGCGCCGCCCGCGCGCGTCGTGCGGGACGCGCCCGCCGAGGACTGGCGCGCGCTGGCCCGGACCGGCGCGCACGACGAGGCGTTCGACGCGATCGGCGCCGAGGGCATCCGGCGCGAGACCTCCCAGGCGAACGCCGGTCAGCTCCTGCTCCTCGCCGACGTGGCGCGCCTCTCGGGTCACCCGGAGGAGGCCGTCGGTCCGCTCGAGCGTCTCCTGGCCGAGCACCCGGACGCGCCGGGGGCGCCCCTCGCCGCCATCACGCTCGGGCGCATCGAGATGGATGCGCTCCACCGCCCGGCGCGCGCTCGGCGGGCCTTCGAGCGCGCGCTCTCGCTCGGCGTGCCGGACGCCCTCCGCGGCGACGTCGAGCGGCGGCTCGAGATCCTCGCGCCTTGA